The proteins below come from a single Rhizobium sp. BT04 genomic window:
- a CDS encoding ATP-binding cassette domain-containing protein gives MSMSQTPLVEVKNLVKHFGSIIALNGVSLTVNANEVLCLLGDNGAGKSTLINTLAGVFQPTSGEFLVEGQPRAFAGPRDALDAGIATVYQDLAMIPLMSVTRNFFMGREPLKGFGPLKRMDMEHANNVTRDEMHRIGIDVRDPEQAVGTLSGGERQCVAIARAVYFGAKVLILDEPTSALGVAQTSMVLKYINQVRGKGLGVIFITHNVRHAYAVGNRFTALNRGRTLGTYSKSEIGIEDLQNLMAGGKELQTLSEELGGTI, from the coding sequence ATGAGCATGTCTCAGACGCCCCTCGTCGAGGTGAAGAACCTCGTCAAACACTTCGGCTCCATCATTGCGCTGAACGGCGTGTCGCTCACCGTCAATGCCAACGAAGTGCTCTGCCTTCTCGGCGATAACGGCGCCGGCAAGTCGACGCTGATCAATACGCTCGCCGGCGTCTTCCAGCCGACATCGGGAGAATTCCTGGTCGAAGGGCAGCCGCGCGCCTTTGCCGGTCCGCGCGACGCGCTCGATGCCGGTATCGCCACCGTGTATCAGGATCTCGCGATGATCCCGCTGATGTCGGTGACCCGGAACTTTTTCATGGGACGCGAACCGCTCAAAGGCTTCGGCCCCCTCAAGCGCATGGACATGGAACACGCAAACAACGTGACGCGCGACGAGATGCACAGGATCGGCATCGATGTGCGCGATCCCGAGCAGGCCGTCGGCACGCTTTCCGGCGGAGAGCGCCAATGCGTGGCGATCGCGCGCGCGGTCTATTTCGGCGCCAAGGTGTTGATCCTCGACGAACCGACATCGGCGCTCGGCGTGGCGCAAACATCGATGGTACTGAAATACATCAACCAGGTCCGCGGCAAGGGCCTCGGCGTGATCTTCATCACCCACAATGTTCGCCACGCCTATGCTGTCGGCAACCGCTTCACCGCGCTCAACCGCGGCCGCACGCTCGGCACCTATTCGAAGAGCGAGATCGGCATCGAGGACCTTCAAAACCTGATGGCCGGCGGCAAGGAGCTGCAGACCCTGTCGGAAGAACTCGGCGGAACGATCTGA